Part of the Candidatus Acidiferrales bacterium genome is shown below.
GCCTGCCGCTTTGAAGCGCAGATCCTCCCCGTCGAAGTTCCGCAGAGGAAAGGCGAGCCGGTTGTCTTCAAGACGGACGAAGGTCCGCGCGAGGATGCTTCCGTGGAAACCCTGCGCAAGTTGAAGCCGGCTTTCAAGAAGGACGGCACCGTCACGGCCGGGAACGCGCCGGGGGTGAACGACGGCGCGGCGGCTCTGGTGGTGACGAGCGAGCGGCTTGCGGCAAAACTGGGCAAGCAGCCGATGGCCCACATTGTTGCCCAAGCGGTCAGCGGCATCGAGCCCAAGTGGGTGATGATGGCGCCGGTGGAAGCGGTGGAGAAGCTGCTCCAGAAAACCGGCTGGGACCGCGATGGGGTGGACCTTTACGAAATCAATGAGGCTTTTTCCGTGCAAGCGCTGGCCGTCATACGGCAGTTGCGGCTCAATGCGGACAAGGTCAACGTGAACGGCGGCGCGGTCGCGCTGGGTCACCCCATTGGCGCCTCGGGGGCGCGCATCCTGGTGACGCTGCTCTATGAAATGATGGCGCGCAAAGCCCGCCGCGGTGTTGCCGCGCTCTGCCTGGGCGGGGGAAACGCCGTGGCGCTTGCCGTGGAGCGCTGAGGCGATTGGCAGCCTCCCGGCCCGAGTGCAGGGAGCCTTAGGCCAGGCGGTCCGACCTTTAGCTCTGAAGTAGGGAGCAACAGAAGACATACGGGTTTGCGCCCTCGAGCTACCGGCCTGCAGGGAAAGCTGCCACGCACCTAGCCTGATCTCGACAGGTGGCGGATGTTTTGTCCCATATGCAAGGCAGAATACCGCGAAGGTTTCACCCACTGTCCCGACTGTGATGCTGACCTCGTGTCTTTCCTTCCTCGCGAAGCTCGAGAGAGGGATGCTTCCAAGGACGATTCGGCCCAATCGGCCGTCGTCGTATGGCAGGGGACCGATCCACTGCTGGCCGATCATATCCTCGAGGTATTGGATGAAGAGGGGGTGGAATCGTACAGCGAGCAGCTACTGTCGAATGCCGTGCCCGTCCCGTACGGCCGGGACGACTACGCCATCTGGGTCCATGGGAAGGAGGAAGCCCGCGCCCGTGACTTGATTCGTGACTACCTGAGATCGGTCGAAGAAGAGGATAGGGAAGAGAGCGCCCCATCTCGAGAAAGCGAGGAGGGCTCGTGAACCTGGCCGAAATCGAAAAGGTGGCTGTTTTGGGCGCGGGAACGATGGGCAACGGGATTGCCCACGTTTTCGCAAAGTATGGATGGGAAGTTGTCCTCCGGGACATGGAGCAGTCCTTTCTCAACCGCGCCATGGATACGATCTCGAAGAACCTCGACCGCGAAATCAGCAAGGGCAAGGTGAAGGCGGAGGAGAGGGCTCCGATCCTCAGCCGGATTCACCCGACCGTTGCTCTTGAGAGTTTGGCCGGCGTTCAATTCGTCGTGGAAGCCGTGCCGGAGAACTTCGATCTGAAAGCCCGGGTCTGGAAGGAGGCGGAACGAGTTTGCCCTCCCCAGGCCATCTTTGCAAGCAACACTTCCTCCATCTCCATCACCAAATTGGCTGCCCAGACCAACCGTCCGGATCGGTTCGTGGGGATGCATTTCATGAACCCGGTGCCGGTCATGGTTTTGGTCGAGGTCATCCGCGGGATGGCCACCAGCGAGGAGACGGTCGCGCTCACCATGGAATTGGTCAAGAAACTGGAGAAGACCCCCGTGGCAGTAAACGATTTTCCCGGTTTTGTCTCCAATCGCGTCCTGATGCCGATGATCAATGAAGCGGTCTATTGCGTGATGGAAGGCGTCGGCACAGCCGAGGCAATCGACCAGGTGATGAAGCTCGGCATGAATTATCCCATGGGCCCGCTGACGCTGGCCGATTTCATCGGCCTGGATGTCTGCCTGGATATCATGGAAGTGCTCCACCGGGGTTTGGGCGATTCGAAGTATCGGCCCTGCCCGCTTCTGCGCAAGATGGTGGACACAGGCTGGCTGGGCCGGAAGTCCGGCCGAGGGTTCTACACATATGCGTAGCGTAGGGGCGCAAGGCCTTGCGCCCCTACATGCACTCAGGAGACGCGGCCATGGCAACCACCGATTGGGTCTGGACAATTAACTTTGTCCTGGTGGTCTGGGCGGTTCTTCTGGTGGTTACCGATCACCAGTTGAACCTGCGGCGCAAGGCGCTGTGGTGCGTGGCCCTGGTGGTTTTGCAGGTTTTTGCCGTTTTGGCTCTGGTTGTATGCCGGTGGCTGAGGTGGCACCATCGCCATTCACACGCCTGAGGGGCCGGCAAGATGACAAGGTATTTCACCGCGCATTTCACCGCAATATGGCTGGACTGCTTGCCATTCTTTCGGTAATGGGCTTTCTCAATGCCGGCTATTTTGTGCTGGCATACTATGGCCGCGTTGGGCCGATGCCGGGAATCCCGAACTTCTGCCGTCGCAGCGAAGAGAATCTTTGTCTTACCGTCCTCAGGACACCGTACGCCCGCGTCTTTGGTCCCCCGAACGCCGCGTTGGGTGTCTTCTTCTATTTGGCGAACGCCTGCGTGGCAGTCCTGTGGTCGCTCGGGAGTCTCCCGCGCTGGCTCTGGCAGGCCGATCTTGCCGTCAGCGGCTCTACCTTGCTCTTCGGCGTTTACCTTATCTGGGCGCTCTTGAAGCTCCGCATGCCCTGCCCGCTCTGTTATTTGGGCCATGCCACTAACCTCGCTATTTTCATAATCTTGCTGGCGGGCAGGGGAAGGGTTTGAAAGGTAAGCCCGGCTGTGCTATTTTGTAAATAGCCGGTGGGGGCGAGATTCGCTACGGGGGGTTGCGCCAATCGGCTTGACGGTTTCCGGGAAGAGTTGACCGCGAGAATTTTCTCTCCGCAGGCGCGTGCCGATCCAACCCGAGCGGTATGGTTTCGAACAGGTGGGGAACTGTTAAGGATTGACGGCCTGAGAGTCAAATCCTTCTCCAAGCTCTGTTGGCAGCCCAGGCCGGTCGGAGCAGGAACGGCACCGGGATTCTCCAGGCAAAGATAGGGCTTTCCGATATAGAATGTGTTTGCGCCGCGCCGTTCACAGCAAGCCGTGGCAGCGCAGCGCGAGGAGAGACCATGACCATGGCGGATGAGAAGACAAAGGCGATTGACCTCGCCCTAACCCAAATTGAAAAGCAATTTGGCAAGGGCTCCATCATGCGGCTGG
Proteins encoded:
- a CDS encoding 3-hydroxybutyryl-CoA dehydrogenase; this translates as MNLAEIEKVAVLGAGTMGNGIAHVFAKYGWEVVLRDMEQSFLNRAMDTISKNLDREISKGKVKAEERAPILSRIHPTVALESLAGVQFVVEAVPENFDLKARVWKEAERVCPPQAIFASNTSSISITKLAAQTNRPDRFVGMHFMNPVPVMVLVEVIRGMATSEETVALTMELVKKLEKTPVAVNDFPGFVSNRVLMPMINEAVYCVMEGVGTAEAIDQVMKLGMNYPMGPLTLADFIGLDVCLDIMEVLHRGLGDSKYRPCPLLRKMVDTGWLGRKSGRGFYTYA
- a CDS encoding vitamin K epoxide reductase family protein; the encoded protein is MAGLLAILSVMGFLNAGYFVLAYYGRVGPMPGIPNFCRRSEENLCLTVLRTPYARVFGPPNAALGVFFYLANACVAVLWSLGSLPRWLWQADLAVSGSTLLFGVYLIWALLKLRMPCPLCYLGHATNLAIFIILLAGRGRV
- a CDS encoding acetyl-CoA C-acetyltransferase, which gives rise to MEAPVILSAVRTAIGKFQGALSPLPATELGARVVKEAVQRAGIAPEQVDEVIMGNVVPAGLGQNPARQAAIRAGLPAKVAAMTINKVCGSGLKAVGLAAQAIQTGEWEIVVAGGMESMSNCPYLLPKAREGYRLGHGEILDSMIQDGLWDAYENIHMGMTGEFVAEKYRISREEQDEFAVNSHRKALAAIKACRFEAQILPVEVPQRKGEPVVFKTDEGPREDASVETLRKLKPAFKKDGTVTAGNAPGVNDGAAALVVTSERLAAKLGKQPMAHIVAQAVSGIEPKWVMMAPVEAVEKLLQKTGWDRDGVDLYEINEAFSVQALAVIRQLRLNADKVNVNGGAVALGHPIGASGARILVTLLYEMMARKARRGVAALCLGGGNAVALAVER